The genomic window TACTACATACACGGGTGCTAGTGTAGCCAGGTACTACATACACGGGTGCTAGTGTAGCCAGGTACTACATACACGGGTGCTAGTGTAGCCAGGTACTACATACACGGGTGCTAGTGTAGCCAGGTACTACATACATAGGTGCTAGTGTAGCCAGGTACTACATACACGGGTGCTAGTGTAGCCAGGTACTACATACATAGGTGCTAGTGTAGCCAGGTACTACATACATCGGTGCTAGTGTAGCCAGGTACTACATACATGGGTGCTAGTGTAGCCAGGTACTACATACATAGGTGCTAGTGTAGCCAGGTACTACATACATAGGTGCTAGTGTAGCCAGGTACTACATACATAGGTGCTAGTGTAGCCAGGTACTACATACATAGGTGCTAGTGTAGCCAGGTACTACATACATAGGTGCTAGTGTAGCCAGGTACTACATACATCGGTGCTAGTGTAGCCAGGTACTACATACATAGGTGCTAGTGTAGCCAGGTACTATAGGGTGTACTGCAGGTGTAGGGGTGTAGGGCCGACAGGTGACCCGTACCTGTTTGGGTGTCTTGCAGCTGCAGTCCGCCACGGTCCACTTCATATCTGCCAAACACAGCACGCCCTTGAAGAGAGATGTCTCCATCATCAACTTCCGCCTCGTCCCCTACCATTTCTTCACTTGCTGTAGTGTTTGGGTAGgttacccccccccacctggGAAATACCGCGCGTGTACTTCACTCCTGTCACGCTAGAATTCAATGTGTGCGTTTTGTGTCCTGCGGCTGTCCCGTAGGCCATGTCCATCTCCGAGCGCTGGTATGTGGTAGAAGACCACGGGAGCAACTACTGCAACCTGTACAACCTCATGGAAGGTAAGGCTGGCGTTGTCCACGTCACCACAGCTAAGATGGAAGTATCCTTCCTCCTGAACATCCTTCATCTGTCCTACCGATGAAAGTTAGTCCAATCTTGGGCGGGATGGCCGCGACGCCCCATCCTGGGCCTTCTTCTGGGATGGACAACACGTGGATGAACTCAACTGCTGTTCTTTGTTCACCAGGAAGCCATCTCACGGAGGTCAGGGGCTACATGGAGATGACCAGCGACTTTCTATGTACCCAACGCTCCTCTGCCAACTGTACGGCCTACTGACGTCCACAagcggcagcagcagcggcagcagcgaCTCCAGTCTCAGCCAGTCCTACGGTCTTTGTGCTCGCATACTTGCCACTTTGATGAGGGTACATTATACTAATATTTCAAATGTCATACATTACTAAAGACTCAGACAAGGTCAAGTGGGATCAAGAATGTTTTATTCGTAGTAATCCTGGTAAATGATACTTTATTCCTCTCCAAGACAAATTCAACTAGAATTGGATccaatgggaatgggaatgggaatatgaatatgaatatgaatatgaaggcGTTCCTGGGGTTTGAATATGACCATCTGATGACGTAAATGCTATGCTGCAATACTTTGTCAAGTTCCAGTGTGAAGAAAGACCAATTGCATGATTGACCTCCAAAGCGACGCTCCAATGTCATGTGTGGAAAAGCGGCGGTTGGCCATCGGCGGTTGGCCATCGGCGGTTGGCCATCGGCGGTTGGCCATCGGCGGTTGGCCATCGGCGGTTGGCCATCGGCGGTTGGCCATCGGCGGTTGGCCATCGGCGGTTGGCCGCTGCTTTGGTGGTCTCATTCAAGTTCCAGGATGAAGATTCCTTCCTTTCAGCCGTGGCTCCTTCTCTGCCGTTCGACGTGTAGACCCCATCCTGAAGGTCTACATTGTCATTGTCTTATCTGAGAGTTTTGGAAGTCGGTTAGGGGCTGACAATTCCCGCTTGAGCCGCATTTCGCCTTTTTCTTCACAATTTTTCCGTTCCAGCAAAGTAAGACATCGTGATCCACAGAAAGACGTGAATTCATATCCTGAGGGCTTCCCCACAAACTACTTGACTTTCTCTGGGCATATTTTCCAGCTTTTAAGTTCCTCCTTGAGGGCCAAGTTTTCATTTTCAAGCTGTTCCGCTCGTTTCTCAAGGTCTCGAACGTAGACCTTTCTCCTTTTCCTGTATTCCCGTGCAGCTTCCCTGCAGACAAACATGGATGGACCAACAGCAGACATGCTGAGAAGACCAACAGATTGTTCTGAGGACAGCACACATCGCTTTTAAAAAGTGGAGGAGCTGGGGCCCCGGTCCCGGGGACGTTGGGGCCGCCGCCTGCAGCTGGTGTTTGATTGGCTCTCAGCCTGGTCTAAAAATATCTCTCAACAAGAAAAGGAGCCCGAGTGGACCAGATTCAGACACACCCGCTTTAGACCCACTAGAACCACGATTCCTCTTACCGGTTTTTCTTCAAGCTGCGTTCTGACTGTTTACGGGGGGGGTGTCCCTGTACCACACCCTTTGGGAAAAAGGAGCTGGTGTATTGGAGCTGAGGGGCCGTCATGTCAcctgggggggggcagcagagaGAACATGTTAGACACCAGGTATGCCTACTACCAGtaacactatgtactatgtcagCACGCACTACCAATACActgtgtactatgtactatgtcagCACGCACTACCAATACActgtgtactatgtactatgtcagCACGCACTACCAATACACTGTGTACTATGTCAGCATGCAGTACGAATATActgtgtactatgtactatgtcagCACGCACTACCAATACACTGTGTACTATGTCAGCATGCAGTACGAATATActgtgtactatgtactatgtcagCACGCACTACCAATACACTGTGTACTATGTCAGCATGCAGTACGAATATActgtgtactatgtactatgtcagCACGCAGTACGAATACACCATGTAGTAtgtacaaccccccccccccccatcctcatcCATTTGGGGTCCCAATGATTGTTTTGTTCTGACAGAATTCCAGTGAAAAGAGCCCCCCGGGATCAGGCAGTCGCCATCCGTGCCAAGAGGCCGTTTGGATGGCAAAGCATATGAAGACGATAGAACgcataaacacaaataaatccaAATTGCATGTTGTTAAAAAGGCGAAGGGGAAAATGGAAATATTTGACTCATGAAGGAGTCGCGCCATTTTTCCCCGACGGAGTGCTGCTCCTATTTAGACAGTAGAGAAACGGATGGAGTGGCGCTACCTGCTGGTGTCGTCGACATGGCAATCGGGACAATCTGTGCTCCCTCATTCTGGTAGCAGAATGGCCCGCCTGAAAAAGTCACCCAGACACTGCTTGACTTGAGAGAAGAAGCGTGGGGCAAAGCAAACGTCCGCCCCCCCGCCAAGACATCAAGCGTCCCAAATGGTAGCCAACAAAGCCAGACGGAACGTCTGAGTCCGTTTGCTTCCAAGTGGTCACCACGATGGCACGCCGTCGTCTGTCATGTTTGGATACGACATGAGGACAAGCGACCGCTTTACCTTGCACTGCTGGGAAGTAGTTGTTGGGGTAACTCCACATGTTGGCATAGTACTCCGAGGCGTTGGACTCGGAAGGAAGCGGCTGAGAGTTGATGGTCATGGAGGACAGCGCTTGGCTCGCCTCGATGGATAAACCGTGAGATGGGGGAGACttccaaagaaaacaaacaggacAGCCATAGATGAATACACACAACAATGGCGTCCAGCCGGCGGCAGCCTGACGTCAAAGAAAAGCCAAATCTGTCCGTGGTGGAAGGTAAAGCGCTAAGAATGTCCCGCTGTGGGATACTCACGTCCATCGCCGTACGCCGCGACTTTGAGTGGCAGCCGCTCACAGCAATTTACAGCAGCATCACCCGGTCCCGCTTTGGACAGGAGCCTCAGTCCAGCAACTGTTATTTCAAAGAGCGCAAAGCAGAGCTTCAAAGTCATGTGACTGACGACAGCCGCCCAATGCTGCCAATGTGTGTCTGGGAAACACGTTTGATGACAACAGGTCAAAGTGGATGTTATGAGAGTTGCCTTATGTGTGATCCCATCATGTCTGGCTGCTTTGTAGTCGTACCATCAACCGCAGTAACCGACCGACTAAGCCACTAACTCGCGCTAACCAAGCGTTGCAGGGCTCGGCCTCCACCGCCGCTGCTGGATAAACGCCACAAGACGCTGCTGCTGTGGTGACGGATGGACGTGGGGGAGGAGGAAGTCAAGGAAATGTGGCGTGTGAAAGGGCAAGGGGGACAAAGGGGGCAAAGGGGGCAAAGAGGGCACGGGGGCACGGGGGCTGTAACCTCCAGTAACCAGCCAAAAGGACCAGAGGAGCCTCACTCAGCAGGCCCTTCCTGCCTCGCTGTTCCCCAGGTGGTGACCAGGTGGTGACCAGGTGGTGACCAGGTGGTGACCAGGTGGTGACCAGGTTGTGACCAGGTGGTGACCAGGTGGTGACCAGGTGGTGACCAGGTTGTGACCAGGTGGTGACCAGGTGGTGACCAGGTGGTGACCAGGTTGTGACCAGGTGGTGACCAGGTTGTGACCAGGTTGTGACCAGGTTGTGACCAGGTTGTGACCAGGTGGTGACCAGGTGGTGACCAGGTTGTGACCAGGTTGTGACCAGGTTGTGACCACCAGGTGGTGACCAGGTGGTGACCAGGTGGTGACCAGGTGGTGACCAGGTGGTGACCAGGTTGTGACCACCAGGTGGTGACCAGGTGGTGACCAGGTGGTGACCAGGTGGTGACCAGGTTGTGACCAGGTGGTGACCAGGTTGTGACCAGGTGGTGACCAGGTGGTGACCAGGTTGTGACCAGGTGGTGACCAGGTTGTGACCACCAGGTGGTGACCAGGTGGTGACCAGGTGGTGACCAGGTGGTGACCAGGTTGTGACCACCAGGTGGTGACCAGGTGGTGACCAGGTGGTGACCAGGTTGTGACCAGGTTGTGACCACCAGGTGGTGACCAGGTGGTGACCAGGTTGTGACCAGGTTGTGACCAGGTTGTGACCAGGTTGCGTGCAGATAGCTGCAGAGAAAAGCGGAGATGTTCTGTCCAGCTTGATCTTTTGATGTTGGGGCTGGCGTGAGATGATACTTCTGGAAGCCACGTTGCTGGTGAACAAACAGGAAACCAGACAAGTGAGAGACTTTTATTCCA from Doryrhamphus excisus isolate RoL2022-K1 chromosome 21, RoL_Dexc_1.0, whole genome shotgun sequence includes these protein-coding regions:
- the LOC131108958 gene encoding uncharacterized protein LOC131108958 isoform X2, giving the protein MANMLTLEYLGIPCQAVYESLLSQIKKWESTSGCRQGGQRCSYKLQSATVHFISAKHSTPLKRDVSIINFRLVPYHFFTCCSVWAMSISERWYVVEDHGSNYCNLYNLMEGSHLTEVRGYMEMTSDFLCTQRSSANCTAY
- the LOC131108958 gene encoding uncharacterized protein LOC131108958 isoform X1, which codes for MVFLAAGVSDLGLAGPLHAQCKVQWYLGIPCQAVYESLLSQIKKWESTSGCRQGGQRCSYKLQSATVHFISAKHSTPLKRDVSIINFRLVPYHFFTCCSVWAMSISERWYVVEDHGSNYCNLYNLMEGSHLTEVRGYMEMTSDFLCTQRSSANCTAY
- the LOC131108956 gene encoding cAMP-responsive element modulator-like isoform X1 — its product is MDSPPSHGLSIEASQALSSMTINSQPLPSESNASEYYANMWSYPNNYFPAVQGGPFCYQNEGAQIVPIAMSTTPAGDMTAPQLQYTSSFFPKGVVQGHPPRKQSERSLKKNREAAREYRKRRKVYVRDLEKRAEQLENENLALKEELKSWKICPEKVK
- the LOC131108956 gene encoding cAMP-responsive element modulator-like isoform X2 — protein: MDSPPSHGLSIEASQALSSMTINSQPLPSESNASEYYANMWSYPNNYFPAVQGDMTAPQLQYTSSFFPKGVVQGHPPRKQSERSLKKNREAAREYRKRRKVYVRDLEKRAEQLENENLALKEELKSWKICPEKVK